Genomic segment of Deltaproteobacteria bacterium:
TCCTCGGCGTCAATCTGATGGGCGTCGTGAACGGCATCCGCAGCTTCATCCCCCTGATGCTGCGAGAGGACTGCGAGTGCCACGTCGTGAATACGGCATCGGCCGCCGGGTTGGTGTCAGCGCCGCTCATGTCCGTCTACAACGTCAGCAAGCACGCCGTGGTGACCCTGAGCGAGACGCTGTTCCACGACCTGCGGCTCGCCAGCGCGAAGGTGGGCGTCTCGGTGCTCTGCCCTGCCTTCGTGCCCACCAACATCCGCAGCTCGGAGCGCAACCGTCCTCCCGAGCTGGCGGACGACGCGCCACCGAGGCCCTCGCAGATCGCGGCCCGCGAGCGCTCGGAAAAGGCGGTCGTCTCGGGCCGGCTGAGCGCCGCCGAGGTCGCGCGCATGACCTTCGAGGCGGTCCGCGAGAACCGCTTCTACGTGATCACCCATCCGAAGATGCTCGCGTCCGTCGAGCTGCGGATGCAGGACGTCCTCGCCGGGAGGAACCCGAGCGACCCGTACACCTTCAAACCCGCCGTCAAACCCCGCTGATGTTTACACCGCGACTTCGATGAGATGCGGACCGGGCTCGGCGAGGGCGACGGACAACGCGCGATGCAGCGAGCCGACGGAGTCGGCGCGCGAGGCTTCGACACCCATGCCGCGGGCGAGTTGGACCCAGTCGAGCTGAGGGCGCGACAGGTCCGTGAGCGAGAGCGCCTTTTCCCCGGACTCCACGCCGGCGCGGGCCGACTCGACCTGCAGGATGCGATAGGCCCGGTTCGCGCAGATCAGCGTCACCACGTGCAGGTGCTCGCGCGCCTGCGTCCACAGCGCCTGCAGCGTGTACATGGCGCCGCCGTCCCCCTGGAAATTG
This window contains:
- a CDS encoding SDR family oxidoreductase; protein product: MKDLAGKVAVVTGAGSGFGREFARIAAGKRMNLVLADVQDDALHAVVGEVRAGGVEALGVHTDVARAEDVQELADRATAKFGAVHLLFNNAGVAGGGGYVWETSLKDWQWLLGVNLMGVVNGIRSFIPLMLREDCECHVVNTASAAGLVSAPLMSVYNVSKHAVVTLSETLFHDLRLASAKVGVSVLCPAFVPTNIRSSERNRPPELADDAPPRPSQIAARERSEKAVVSGRLSAAEVARMTFEAVRENRFYVITHPKMLASVELRMQDVLAGRNPSDPYTFKPAVKPR